The following are encoded together in the Arvicanthis niloticus isolate mArvNil1 chromosome 11, mArvNil1.pat.X, whole genome shotgun sequence genome:
- the Lrfn5 gene encoding leucine-rich repeat and fibronectin type-III domain-containing protein 5 — protein sequence MEKFLFYLFLIGIAVRAQICPKRCVCQILSPNLATLCAKKGLLFVPPNIDRRTVELRLADNFVTNIKRKDFANMTSLVDLTLSRNTISFITPHAFADLRNLRALHLNSNRLTKITNDMFSGLSNLHHLILNNNQLTLISSTAFDDVFALEELDLSYNNLETIPWDAVEKMVSLHTLSLDHNMIDNIPKGTFSHLHKMTRLDVTSNKLQKLPPDPLFQRAQVLATSGIISPSTFALSFGGNPLHCNCELLWLRRLSREDDLETCASPALLTGRYFWSIPEEEFLCEPPLITRHTHEMRVLEGQRATLRCKARGDPEPAIHWISPEGKLISNATRSLVYDNGTLDILITTVKDTGAFTCIASNPAGEATQTVDLHIIKLPHLLNSTNHIHEPDPGSSDISTSTKSGSNATSSNGDTKMSQDKIVVAEATSSTALLKFNFQRNIPGIRMFQIQYNGTYDDTLVYRMIPPTSKTFLVNNLASGTMYDLCVLAIYDDGITSLTATRVVGCIQFTTEQDYVRCHFMQSQFLGGTMIIIIGGIIVASVLVFIIILMIRYKVCNNNGQHKVTKVSNVYSQTNGAQMQGCSVTLPQSMSKQAMGHEENAQCCKVASDNAIQSSETCSSQDSSTTTSALPPTWTSSAPVSQKQKRKTGTKPSAEPQSEAVTNVDSQNTNRNNSTALQLASCPPDSVTEGPTTQRAHTKPNALLTNVDQNVQETQRLESI from the exons ATGGAAAAATTCCTTTTTTACCTGTTTCTCATTGGCATAGCTGTGCGAGCTCAGATCTGTCCAAAGCGTTGTGTCTGTCAGATTTTGTCTCCCAATCTTGCAACCCTTTGTGCCAAGAAAGGGCTTCTATTTGTTCCACCAAACATTGACAGAAGAACTGTGGAACTACGGCTGGCAGACAATTTTGTTACCAACATCAAAAGGAAAGATTTTGCCAACATGACCAGCTTGGTGGACCTGACTCTATCCAGGAATACAATAAGTTTTATTACACCCCATGCTTTTGCTGATCTACGAAATTTGAGAGCATTGCATTTGAATAGCAACAGATTGACTAAAATTACAAATGATATGTTCAGTGGGCTTTCAAATCTCCACCATTTGATATTGAACAACAATCAGCTGACTTTAATTTCTTCCACAGCATTTGACGATGTTTTTGCTCTCGAGGAGCTGGACCTGTCCTATAATAATCTAGAAACGATTCCCTGGGATGCTGTAGAGAAGATGGTGAGCTTGCACACCCTTAGTTTGGATCACAACATGATTGACAACATTCCTAAGGGAACTTTCTCCCACTTGCACAAAATGACGAGGCTAGATGTAACATCAAATAAACTGCAAAAGCTGCCTCCTGATCCTCTCTTTCAGCGAGCACAGGTGCTGGCCACCTCAGGAATCATAAGCCCATCGACTTTTGCATTGAGTTTTGGTGGAAACCCCTTGCATTGCAATTGTGAGTTGCTGTGGCTGAGGCGATTGTCAAGAGAAGATGACCTTGAGACATGTGCTTCTCCTGCACTTTTAACTGGCCGTTATTTTTGGTCAATCCCTGAGGAAGAGTTTTTGTGTGAGCCTCCTCTCATTACTCGTCATACTCATGAGATGAGAGTCTTGGAGGGTCAAAGGGCAACACTGAGGTGCAAAGCTAGAGGAGACCCTGAACCTGCTATTCATTGGATTTCTCCTGAAGGGAAgctgatttcaaatgcaacaagATCTCTGGTGTATGATAATGGAACACTTGATATCCTTATAACAACTGTAAAAGACACAGGAGCTTTTACCTGTATTGCTTCCAATCCTGCAGGGGAAGCAACACAAACCGTGGATCTTCACATAATTAAACTCCCTCACCTACTAAACAGCACCAATCATATTCATGAGCCTGATCCTGGTTCTTCAGATATCTCCACATCCACTAAGTCAGGTTCTAATGCTACCAGTAGCAACGGCGATACAAAAATGAGTCAAGATAAGATTGTGGTGGCAGAAGCAACTTCGTCAACAGCAttacttaaatttaattttcaaagaaatattccTGGAATCCGTATGTTTCAGATCCAGTACAATGGTACTTATGATGACACCCTTGTTTACAG AATGATACCTCCTACGAGCAAAACATTTTTGGTCAATAATCTGGCTTCCGGAACTATGTATGACTTGTGTGTCTTGGCCATATATGACGATGGCATCACTTCTCTCACTGCCACAAGAGTCGTGGGTTGCATCCAGTTTACTACGGAACAGGATTATGTCCGTTGCCACTTTATGCAGTCCCAGTTTTTGGGTGGCACCATGATTATTATCATTGGTGGAATCATTGTTGCATCCGTGTTGGTTTTCATCATCATACTAATGATCCGGTATAAGGTTTGTAACAATAACGGCCAACACAAGGTCACCAAGGTTAGCAACGTTTATTCTCAGACTAATGGGGCTCAGATGCAAGGCTGCAGTGTCACACTGCCCCAGTCCATGTCCAAACAAGCCATGGGCCATGAAGAGAATGCCCAGTGCTGTAAAGTTGCCAGTGACAACGCGATTCAGTCTTCAGAAACATGTTCGAGTCAGGACTCTTCCACCACTACCTCTGCTTTGCCTCCTACCTGGACTTCAAGTGCGCCTGTGtctcaaaagcagaaaagaaagactgGCACGAAGCCAAGTGCTGAGCCGCAGAGTGAAGCTGTCACAAATGTTGACTCCCAAAACACTAACAGGAACAACTCAACTGCCTTGCAGTTAGCTAGCTGCCCTCCTGATTCTGTTACAGAGGGGCCCACAACTCAAAGAGCACATACCAAGCCAA ATGCTTTGCTGACTAATGTTGACCAGAATGTCCAGGAAACACAG